From the genome of Triticum aestivum cultivar Chinese Spring chromosome 3B, IWGSC CS RefSeq v2.1, whole genome shotgun sequence, one region includes:
- the LOC123071632 gene encoding probable jasmonic acid carboxyl methyltransferase 1, translated as MASKQMVHMNQGQGETSYAHNSSFQSAEQNRMKPLIDAAVVELCSNTTTMSHGKMVIADLGCSCGPNAVALVSIALEATRSHFLRLRQPHPEVCVLLNDLPYNDFNTVVKSLVAVRQIGEPLVVTGIVPGSFYERLFPSGSVHLFCSSNSLHWLSKAPEDLRINQIPAYDIDENVRRERLPVVAGAYARQFRKDFTLFLQLRGQELVPEGRMVVSLPGRRSDEPVTESSLIWGTAAQILGAMASEGVIDKERLDSLYIPVHGPSDEELREIIQEEGSFSISEMRVHDPISGMDRALLTPNRMVNSLRAAFEPIIVQHFGSPGEIMDEFVRTGEEHLSLQRRSQVKHARNPRVMLVVSLTKA; from the exons ATGGCTTCCAAACAGATGGTGCATATGAATCAAGGACAAGGCGAAACTAGCTACGCTCACAACTCCAGTTTTCAG AGTGCTGAGCAGAACAGGATGAAGCCACTGATAGATGCAGCGGTCGTTGAATTATGCAGCAACACCACCACCATGTCGCACGGGAAGATGGTGATTGCGGACTTGGGCTGCTCCTGTGGCCCAAACGCGGTAGCACTGGTGTCCATCGCCCTCGAGGCCACCCGCAGCCACTTTCTCCGGTTGCGGCAGCCACATCCGGAAGTCTGTGTACTCCTCAATGATCTCCCATACAATGACTTCAACACGGTGGTGAAAAGCCTGGTTGCGGTCCGGCAAATCGGCGAGCCTCTTGTTGTAACTGGTATAGTGCCAGGGTCATTCTATGAGAGGCTCTTCCCTAGTGGCTCCGTGCATCTTTTCTGCTCATCCAACAGCCTTCATTGGCTCTCAAAG GCTCCTGAAGATTTAAGGATAAACCAAATCCCGGCGTATGACATCGATGAGAATGTCAGGCGTGAAAGACTCCCAGTGGTTGCTGGAGCTTATGCACGGCAATTCAGGAAAGATTTCACACTTTTCCTGCAGCTGAGAGGCCAAGAATTGGTCCCAGAAGGCCGGATGGTTGTTTCGCTCCCGGGGAGGCGTTCTGATGAGCCCGTCACCGAGAGTTCTCTCATCTGGGGAACTGCAGCTCAGATTTTAGGCGCCATGGCCTCGGAG GGTGTGATTGACAAGGAAAGGCTTGATTCTTTGTACATACCGGTGCATGGACCTTCGGATGAAGAGCTGAGAGAGATCATCCAAGAAGAGGGCTCCTTTTCAATCTCTGAGATGCGGGTGCACGACCCTATAAGCGGCATGGACCGCGCGCTCCTCACCCCAAACAGGATGGTGAATAGCCTGAGAGCTGCTTTCGAGCCAATAATAGTCCAGCATTTTGGATCGCCAGGAGAGATCATGGACGAATTCGTGAGGACCGGCGAGGAGCACTTGAGCCTGCAGCGCAGGTCACAAGTTAAGCATGCCAGAAACCCGAGAGTTATGCTGGTTGTATCACTCACCAAGGCATGA